One genomic window of Boudabousia tangfeifanii includes the following:
- the hemH gene encoding ferrochelatase translates to MSLFRKEAAKRPDPNRIGVLLLNLGTPKSPKPKHVRKFLKHFLSDRRVIEMHPLLWRPILHGPILTFRPRRSGKIYQRIWTEDGSPLLLETAALAQALAQELATAQTSIPVEFACTYGHPSVESALGKLKAAGAGKIIALPLYPQYAASSSGASLDALWRELLRQRNQPDVQTIAHYGAHPAYIKSLAKSVRMHWEAQGRADHILFSFHGIPQAQDKAGDPYRLECERTAQLLAHELGLAQHEWTMSYQSKFGPAPWLLPSTQDLFAKLPAEGVRTLSVICPGFLTDCLETLEEIALTGAEQFQAAGGDELRYIPTLSTREDWVQGLAQIISETQSEGAQLPTSRG, encoded by the coding sequence GTGAGTTTGTTTAGAAAAGAAGCTGCGAAGCGTCCCGACCCCAACCGGATTGGGGTGCTCCTTTTAAATCTTGGAACCCCGAAATCGCCCAAGCCAAAGCACGTACGAAAGTTCCTGAAGCATTTTCTTTCAGACCGTCGAGTGATTGAGATGCACCCGCTTTTATGGCGTCCAATTCTCCACGGTCCCATCCTCACCTTCCGCCCTCGTCGTTCTGGCAAAATCTATCAACGTATTTGGACCGAGGACGGGTCCCCCCTCCTGTTAGAAACTGCGGCTCTAGCTCAAGCTTTAGCTCAAGAATTAGCCACGGCCCAGACCTCGATTCCGGTCGAATTCGCTTGCACTTATGGCCACCCCAGTGTGGAGTCCGCCCTCGGCAAGCTAAAAGCGGCAGGAGCTGGAAAAATTATTGCCCTACCGCTTTATCCCCAATATGCAGCAAGTTCCTCTGGTGCCTCCTTGGACGCGCTGTGGCGGGAACTATTGAGGCAACGAAACCAGCCGGATGTTCAAACTATCGCTCATTATGGTGCCCATCCGGCTTATATCAAGTCGCTAGCAAAGTCCGTAAGAATGCACTGGGAAGCGCAAGGGCGAGCTGACCACATCCTATTTAGCTTCCATGGGATTCCCCAAGCACAGGATAAGGCGGGCGATCCCTATCGCCTTGAATGTGAACGTACCGCCCAGCTTTTAGCGCACGAACTGGGTTTAGCGCAGCACGAATGGACCATGTCTTACCAGTCCAAGTTTGGTCCGGCTCCTTGGTTGTTACCCTCTACTCAAGATTTGTTCGCGAAGTTGCCAGCCGAGGGCGTGAGGACACTGTCGGTGATCTGTCCTGGGTTCTTGACCGACTGCCTAGAAACTCTGGAAGAAATTGCCCTGACAGGGGCGGAACAGTTCCAGGCAGCCGGTGGTGACGAACTCCGTTATATTCCCACCTTGTCAACCCGTGAGGATTGGGTGCAGGGATTAGCCCAGATTATTTCCGAAACTCAATCCGAAGGCGCGCAGCTTCCGACATCGCGTGGGTAA
- a CDS encoding inositol monophosphatase family protein, with protein MEAEDYNGEHLMNVAKQAADAAARYLASLDRSKITREYKGNDHHDIVTEHDQRAEEIIKQILLEEVPDAQIVGEESGLTEGGGRVVFYVDPIDGTTFFASGSPLYCVSIGVELDGKLLSGVVNAPSLGWEFKTDGENAWFNDAPIVPMPERQTHDQVALSYYPVLNDLNANEQITVDNVKALKREFTMNVVVGPAALQMCWVAMGWADLSYYNYISPWDVAAGMAIVHALGGHTDSFPQGHITDGRHHLATTLVTYRGKESNPVVTHAMSEAARLRIEFRK; from the coding sequence ATGGAAGCCGAAGATTACAACGGCGAACATCTAATGAACGTGGCTAAACAGGCGGCGGACGCGGCAGCACGCTATCTAGCCAGCCTAGACCGCAGTAAGATCACACGCGAATATAAAGGCAACGATCACCACGATATCGTTACCGAACACGATCAGCGGGCCGAAGAGATTATTAAGCAGATCCTGTTAGAAGAAGTGCCTGATGCTCAAATCGTGGGCGAGGAAAGTGGCTTAACCGAAGGTGGTGGCCGAGTAGTGTTCTATGTTGATCCCATCGACGGCACCACTTTCTTTGCCAGCGGCTCCCCCCTATATTGCGTCAGTATCGGGGTTGAGCTAGACGGCAAACTCCTCAGCGGCGTGGTCAATGCTCCTTCTTTGGGCTGGGAGTTCAAAACCGACGGCGAAAATGCTTGGTTCAATGATGCTCCGATTGTTCCCATGCCTGAGCGACAAACCCACGACCAAGTCGCTTTGTCCTACTACCCGGTCTTAAATGACCTCAATGCGAATGAGCAAATCACCGTCGACAACGTCAAAGCTCTCAAACGTGAATTCACGATGAACGTGGTGGTTGGACCGGCCGCCTTACAAATGTGCTGGGTGGCGATGGGCTGGGCCGATTTGAGCTACTACAACTACATCAGCCCATGGGATGTTGCCGCTGGAATGGCTATCGTGCATGCACTTGGCGGGCACACTGATTCTTTCCCGCAAGGGCACATCACTGATGGTCGCCACCATTTAGCGACGACCCTAGTGACCTACCGCGGCAAGGAAAGTAACCCGGTAGTTACCCACGCGATGTCGGAAGCTGCGCGCCTTCGGATTGAGTTTCGGAAATAA
- a CDS encoding LutC/YkgG family protein: MDARTEILNNVRQALAVSQKAPAPEPPREYRQETEHAVGSQPVIDELVDALIDYTAEVTVVDEAGIEEAISNFLMLDEAKRVVVPAGLPETWKKAAGNDGREVVVDDPASPLTNHELDKIQAVVTGARLGISLSGTIVLDGQSDQGRRAITLVPDTHVCVLYAKDVYPTVPQAVKVLEAHPTRPLTWFAGPSATSDIELVRVDGVHGPRNLRVIIVK; the protein is encoded by the coding sequence ATGGACGCACGTACCGAAATTTTGAACAATGTTCGTCAGGCGCTAGCAGTCTCGCAAAAGGCTCCAGCTCCAGAGCCACCACGCGAATACCGCCAGGAAACGGAACACGCAGTCGGCTCGCAACCAGTTATCGACGAGCTAGTCGATGCCTTGATTGACTACACTGCAGAAGTCACCGTAGTGGATGAAGCTGGGATTGAAGAAGCCATCTCTAACTTCCTCATGCTCGACGAAGCCAAGCGCGTAGTTGTCCCAGCTGGTCTACCAGAAACTTGGAAGAAAGCTGCCGGCAATGATGGTCGCGAAGTAGTAGTCGATGATCCCGCTTCGCCATTAACGAACCATGAGCTTGACAAGATTCAAGCAGTGGTGACTGGTGCTCGTTTGGGTATCTCCTTGTCTGGCACCATCGTCCTCGATGGACAGTCCGATCAGGGTCGCAGAGCCATCACTTTGGTGCCAGATACTCACGTTTGTGTCTTGTACGCCAAGGATGTCTACCCAACTGTGCCACAAGCTGTGAAAGTGCTGGAAGCACACCCAACTCGCCCCTTGACCTGGTTCGCGGGACCCTCCGCAACCTCGGACATTGAGCTGGTTCGTGTCGATGGAGTACACGGTCCACGCAATTTGCGAGTTATCATAGTTAAGTAA